Proteins co-encoded in one Stenotrophomonas maltophilia genomic window:
- a CDS encoding D-hexose-6-phosphate mutarotase encodes MQSTPDISTGLFHGLEAWLVRTPAATAAISVFGGQLLSFIPEGQPDLLWLSPTRAALPTPIRGGVPVCWPWFGRQDQGDDVPAHGLVRTARWQLLQARYDDHGAVELQLAPVDVSASGLRMQMQLRIGHQLRQQLTTDNIGSSPLTFTQALHSYFRVGDASRVEVDGLDGLQYLDKYEEGAPPRQQQGPWSLRDRRDRRDPGRSDRIYTGAAGHYLLRDPVLQRQIEIRSEGSQTLVVWNPGADAAAKMADVGDGWRDYVCLEVANAGPERITLAPGARHQMAQTLGSASQ; translated from the coding sequence ATGCAATCGACTCCGGACATCAGCACCGGCCTGTTCCACGGGCTTGAGGCGTGGTTGGTAAGGACTCCCGCCGCCACTGCCGCCATCAGCGTGTTCGGTGGACAGCTGCTGTCATTCATTCCGGAAGGACAGCCGGACCTGCTGTGGTTGTCACCCACGCGCGCCGCGCTGCCGACGCCGATCCGCGGGGGCGTGCCGGTGTGCTGGCCCTGGTTCGGTCGCCAGGACCAGGGCGATGATGTACCGGCGCACGGCCTGGTGCGAACCGCGCGCTGGCAGCTGCTGCAGGCCCGGTATGACGATCACGGTGCGGTGGAACTGCAGCTGGCGCCTGTGGATGTCAGTGCGTCCGGCCTGCGCATGCAGATGCAGCTGCGCATCGGCCACCAGCTGCGCCAGCAGCTGACCACCGACAACATCGGGTCCTCGCCGCTGACCTTCACCCAGGCCCTGCACAGCTATTTCAGGGTGGGCGACGCCAGCCGGGTCGAGGTCGATGGCCTTGACGGCCTGCAGTACCTGGACAAATACGAGGAGGGCGCGCCGCCGCGACAGCAGCAGGGTCCATGGTCGCTGCGTGACCGGCGTGACCGGCGTGACCCGGGCCGTAGCGACCGCATCTATACCGGCGCTGCTGGCCACTACCTGCTGCGCGATCCGGTGCTGCAGCGGCAGATCGAGATCCGCAGCGAAGGCAGCCAGACCCTGGTGGTCTGGAATCCCGGCGCCGACGCCGCAGCGAAAATGGCCGATGTCGGCGATGGCTGGCGCGACTATGTGTGCCTGGAAGTGGCCAATGCCGGACCGGAGCGGATTACTCTTGCGCCGGGCGCGCGCCACCAGATGGCGCAGACCCTGGGCAGTGCCTCACAGTGA
- a CDS encoding GGDEF domain-containing protein: MPLHPLRQPAHYLFVLPAVLVVLVLWMALGIEDVASPAQRILPWLLACLGAGLALLYHQMRTLCLLLVVALVFALLHQDVGGYLRRGHVDPLTPLRFHAVSAWVPLLFGGLALWPERGRRRHDLLLRGVVWGVALMIFLLLAVQQPRGMHDLLSDRHWAWIPASWNALAQLPALLFLLATAALAWHAWRYPRPLHTAMLLALLCLWWMLPRVFLQPVLLPALSSAALLLMLGAMLQEFFHMAFRDELTGLPGRRAFNQTLQRARGTFSIAMVDVDHFKSFNDTHGHDTGDDVLRLVASRLARVGDGGQAFRYGGEEFAVVFLDRPAAACVDAVEALRQRIEDTRMQLRDRSTRSRDDEAGRQQRGRGGSGQVVQVTVSIGLADSRTDPRPLAVVKAADQALYAAKGAGRNQVHASADAQTASR, translated from the coding sequence GTGCCCCTGCATCCGCTCCGCCAGCCTGCGCATTACCTGTTCGTGCTGCCCGCCGTGCTGGTCGTGCTGGTGCTGTGGATGGCGCTGGGCATCGAGGACGTGGCCAGCCCGGCGCAGCGCATCCTGCCCTGGCTGCTGGCCTGTCTCGGTGCAGGTCTGGCCCTGCTCTACCACCAGATGCGCACGCTGTGCCTGCTGCTGGTGGTGGCGCTGGTGTTCGCTCTGCTGCACCAGGATGTCGGCGGCTACCTGCGCCGTGGTCATGTCGACCCGTTGACCCCTCTGCGCTTCCACGCCGTCTCAGCATGGGTGCCGCTGCTGTTCGGCGGGCTGGCACTATGGCCCGAACGCGGACGCCGTCGTCACGATCTGCTGCTGCGCGGCGTGGTGTGGGGTGTGGCGCTGATGATCTTCCTGCTGCTTGCGGTGCAGCAGCCACGCGGGATGCACGATCTTCTGTCTGACCGTCACTGGGCCTGGATCCCGGCCAGCTGGAACGCGCTGGCGCAGCTGCCGGCCCTGCTGTTCCTGCTGGCCACCGCCGCGCTGGCCTGGCACGCATGGCGATACCCGCGACCATTGCACACGGCCATGCTGCTGGCCCTGCTGTGCCTGTGGTGGATGCTGCCGCGGGTGTTCCTGCAGCCGGTGCTGCTGCCCGCGCTGAGCAGTGCCGCGTTGCTGCTGATGCTGGGCGCGATGCTGCAGGAATTCTTCCACATGGCCTTCCGCGACGAGCTGACCGGCCTGCCCGGGCGGCGCGCGTTCAACCAGACCCTGCAGCGGGCGCGCGGCACCTTCAGCATCGCGATGGTGGACGTGGACCATTTCAAATCATTCAACGATACCCATGGCCACGATACCGGTGACGATGTACTGCGCCTGGTGGCCTCGCGGTTGGCGCGGGTGGGCGACGGCGGCCAGGCGTTCCGCTACGGGGGCGAAGAGTTTGCGGTAGTGTTCCTGGACCGCCCGGCGGCGGCCTGCGTGGATGCAGTGGAGGCCTTGCGGCAGCGTATCGAAGACACCCGAATGCAGCTGCGTGACCGCAGTACGCGCAGCCGTGACGACGAGGCCGGGCGCCAGCAGCGCGGACGCGGTGGCAGCGGCCAGGTGGTGCAGGTGACGGTGAGCATCGGGCTGGCCGACAGCCGCACCGACCCGCGTCCGTTGGCGGTGGTCAAGGCCGCCGACCAGGCGCTGTATGCGGCCAAGGGCGCCGGCCGCAACCAGGTGCACGCGTCGGCGGACGCTCAGACCGCGTCGAGGTAG
- a CDS encoding YchJ family protein has product MSRTPADPCPCGLPADYAACCGRFHAGAAAPDAERLMRSRYSAYVRGLADYLRQTWHPDTRPAELSLQDALGQRTQWLGLTVHEHTVTGADSAEVRFTARYRVGGGSAVKMTEHSRFRQIDGRWYYLDAV; this is encoded by the coding sequence ATGAGCCGAACGCCTGCCGATCCCTGCCCCTGTGGCCTGCCCGCCGACTATGCCGCCTGCTGCGGCCGCTTCCATGCCGGCGCGGCCGCACCCGATGCCGAGCGGCTGATGCGCTCGCGCTACAGCGCCTACGTGCGCGGCCTGGCCGACTACCTGCGCCAGACCTGGCACCCGGACACCCGGCCTGCCGAGTTGTCGCTGCAGGATGCGCTCGGCCAGCGCACGCAGTGGCTGGGCCTGACCGTGCACGAACATACGGTTACCGGTGCCGACAGTGCCGAGGTGCGCTTCACCGCCCGCTATCGGGTCGGCGGCGGCAGCGCGGTGAAGATGACCGAGCACAGCCGCTTCCGGCAGATCGACGGCCGCTGGTACTACCTCGACGCGGTCTGA
- the egtD gene encoding L-histidine N(alpha)-methyltransferase, with protein sequence MSTVHDALQALTDLTPGRQQILADAVAGLSRASRQLPSKYFYDARGSRLFEQITQTREYYPTRTELALLDRVLPDIVRAVGPRLHVVELGSGSGRKTALLLAALQDPVAYTPIEISRAALLSSIDHLAPALPEVEMLPVCADFTRPVAVPTPERRPARRLLFFPGSTLGNFAEEDAVALLRAMRHTMGADGLALVGIDLHKDPALIEAAYNDAQGVTAAFTLNLLARLNREIGSDFDLEGFRHRARYSTARLRIETDLVSRWAQDVHLGGRTFHFAADEPIRVEYSHKYTDDSFDALLLQAGLKVVQRWDADSPAYGLRLLRVT encoded by the coding sequence ATGAGTACAGTGCACGACGCCCTGCAGGCGCTCACCGACCTGACCCCGGGCCGCCAGCAGATCCTGGCCGATGCGGTGGCAGGCTTGTCGCGGGCCTCGCGCCAGCTGCCCTCCAAGTACTTCTACGATGCGCGCGGCTCGCGCCTGTTCGAGCAGATCACCCAGACCCGCGAGTACTACCCCACACGCACCGAACTGGCCTTGCTTGATCGTGTCCTGCCGGACATCGTACGCGCCGTGGGTCCGCGCCTGCACGTGGTGGAACTGGGCAGCGGCAGTGGCCGCAAGACCGCGCTGCTGCTGGCCGCGTTGCAGGACCCGGTGGCCTACACCCCCATCGAGATCTCGCGGGCGGCGCTGTTGTCCAGCATCGACCATCTGGCGCCGGCGCTGCCCGAGGTCGAGATGCTGCCGGTATGCGCCGACTTCACCCGGCCTGTCGCCGTGCCCACACCAGAGCGCCGGCCTGCACGCCGGCTGCTGTTCTTCCCCGGTTCCACACTGGGCAACTTCGCCGAAGAGGATGCGGTTGCCCTGCTGCGCGCGATGCGCCACACCATGGGCGCTGATGGCCTGGCCCTGGTTGGCATCGATCTGCACAAGGACCCGGCGCTGATCGAAGCGGCCTACAACGATGCGCAGGGCGTCACCGCCGCGTTCACCCTCAACCTGCTGGCCCGGCTCAACCGCGAGATCGGCAGCGATTTCGACCTCGAGGGCTTCCGCCATCGCGCCCGTTACAGCACCGCGCGGCTGCGCATCGAGACCGACCTGGTGAGCCGCTGGGCGCAGGATGTCCATCTCGGTGGCCGAACTTTCCATTTCGCCGCCGACGAACCAATCCGCGTGGAGTACAGCCACAAGTACACCGATGACAGCTTCGATGCGCTGCTGCTGCAGGCCGGCCTGAAGGTCGTGCAGCGTTGGGATGCCGACAGCCCGGCCTACGGCCTGCGGCTGCTGCGCGTCACCTAG
- a CDS encoding lytic murein transglycosylase has protein sequence MPTLTTLGLAAALATAPQAPAAATTAGDPAFVRCMAGLQTTAGSRGISAERFAEITAGLTPDPSVLGLLDAQPEFTTPIWDYLAALVDRQRVDDGRALLQQHRDLLQRVSAQYGVDPATIVAVWGVESDYGRVFGKRPLLQSLATLSCAGRRQPFFRGELLALLTLIDRGDLQAQGLTGSWAGAFGHTQFMPSTYARIAVDGDGDGRRDLVGSIPDALASTANYLKRAGWRTGEPWGMEVRVPAGFNASQAGRTQRRALADWRTLGVTALDGSAVVPPNLPADARAALLLPAGSNGPALLVFRNYDAIYSYNAAESYALAIATLADLLRGGGGLATAWPTDDPGIGRDERRQLQTLLLARGHDIGAADGMIGAATRRAIQAEQQRLGWATADGRAGQRILRTLQQEAAAGTAPAAR, from the coding sequence ATGCCCACCCTGACCACGCTCGGCCTGGCGGCCGCTCTGGCAACGGCACCACAAGCGCCGGCAGCAGCGACCACCGCCGGCGATCCGGCGTTTGTCCGCTGCATGGCTGGCCTGCAGACGACCGCCGGCAGCCGCGGCATCAGCGCCGAGCGCTTCGCTGAGATCACCGCCGGCCTCACGCCGGACCCCAGCGTGCTCGGCCTGCTGGACGCGCAGCCGGAATTCACCACGCCGATCTGGGATTACCTGGCAGCACTGGTTGACCGCCAGCGCGTGGACGACGGGCGCGCCCTGCTGCAACAGCATCGCGATCTGCTGCAACGCGTGTCGGCCCAGTACGGCGTCGACCCGGCCACCATCGTTGCGGTCTGGGGTGTGGAAAGCGACTACGGGCGCGTGTTCGGCAAGCGCCCACTGCTGCAGTCGCTGGCCACGCTGTCCTGCGCCGGCCGCCGCCAGCCGTTCTTCCGCGGTGAACTGCTGGCCCTGCTCACGCTGATCGACCGTGGCGACCTGCAGGCACAGGGCTTGACCGGCTCCTGGGCCGGCGCCTTCGGCCACACCCAGTTCATGCCCAGTACCTATGCGCGTATCGCCGTCGATGGCGATGGCGATGGCCGCCGTGACCTGGTCGGCAGCATTCCCGATGCGCTGGCGTCCACCGCCAACTATCTCAAGCGTGCGGGCTGGCGCACTGGCGAGCCGTGGGGCATGGAAGTACGCGTGCCGGCCGGCTTCAATGCCAGCCAGGCCGGTCGCACCCAGCGCCGCGCGCTGGCGGACTGGCGCACACTGGGCGTGACCGCGCTGGATGGAAGCGCAGTGGTGCCGCCCAATCTGCCGGCCGACGCGCGCGCGGCTCTGCTGCTGCCCGCCGGCAGCAACGGCCCGGCATTGCTGGTGTTCCGCAACTACGACGCCATCTACAGCTACAACGCCGCCGAAAGCTATGCACTGGCGATCGCCACGCTGGCCGACCTGCTGCGCGGCGGCGGTGGGTTGGCCACCGCCTGGCCGACCGACGATCCCGGCATCGGCCGCGACGAGCGCCGCCAGCTGCAGACCCTGCTGCTGGCGCGTGGCCACGATATCGGTGCCGCCGACGGCATGATCGGTGCCGCCACCCGCCGTGCGATCCAGGCCGAACAGCAGCGCCTCGGCTGGGCCACGGCCGACGGTCGTGCCGGGCAGCGCATCCTGCGGACGCTGCAACAGGAAGCGGCGGCCGGCACCGCCCCCGCCGCGCGTTAG
- a CDS encoding ATP-binding protein, producing the protein MAISKHTPALFNEGLPDPRLQQFRMRRLQVHNWGTFNGLTEVPIAERGFLFVGRSGSGKSTLLDAMSALLTPPAIVDFNAAAREAERSGRDRNLVSYVRGAWADQQDSGTGEIATQYLRKGATWTALVLEYRAGDGRVVSLVRLLWISGNGTSAGDVRKHYMIAERPFDIAKDLGGFDLDLRKLKQKLADLHHFDTFSGYAERFRDLLGIDNEMALRLLHKTQSAKNLGDLNVFLRDFMLDTPKTFDAAERLVSDFAELDGAHQAVVTARRQVETLLPARAYYNDLKSMHRQRGDDEALKLGVDSFRESRRQALIEARLREMDVRDRGLLGEEAQRRAALDNHTERLAELELQRRQQGGERIEELEREQGRAEAERDRRQAKREQAREAAQQLQAELPDDAHGFAELVERAQNELQDRQRASAALDDAISDRLGGKRDDERRFGEVRLELEAMQRTPSNIPAPMQKLRARLAEETGIAEAALPFVGELIQVRSEEQGWQGAIERVLGGFALSLLVDDKHYNEVAEWVNRTHLGMRFTYYRVRRNDEAFAREPSAKSLLHKLELRDHVFEGWLRRELGKRFDYECVDAKQLRNVDRGITREGQVKHPGDRFEKDDRSAVGDRRRWILGFNNHDKVGAFEREAQELAKRIAGCETDIARLRGQRDRDNERRLACHELVSINWNEIDIAAPQQRLSDIEATLRDLREGNADLAKLAKQIDAVRADIEQSRRTYEDVRVERGQLVKERDRLDRARQQSRALVLPTLAQEQEAGLAERLQEQGPLSLETLEAHMRQVSNALNEQLSSSQQDLNRIENQLVGCFRRFIQQWPEESGDFTVSVASAEDFLARLERLERDGLPQHEERFFDLLQNQSKNNLLALQRHSAEARKSIGQRLDEVNASLEQVPFNRGTLLTIELSDRRLPEVGEFQQQLREVLSQQQTEQRELAESQFTVLRQLVNRLGSQEGEDKRWRELVLDVRMHVEFIGVELDAETRQQVEIYRSGAGKSGGQRQKLATTCLAAALRYQLGGADSQLPSYAAVVLDEAFDKADNEFTALAMNIFDNFGFQMVVATPLKSVMTLEPFIGGACFVEISGRHDSGVLLIEYDEEGKRLKLPERSRQQASEPEEAEA; encoded by the coding sequence ATGGCTATCTCCAAGCACACTCCCGCCCTGTTCAACGAAGGCCTGCCGGACCCGCGCCTGCAGCAGTTCCGCATGCGCCGCCTGCAGGTGCACAACTGGGGCACCTTCAACGGCCTGACCGAAGTGCCGATCGCCGAGCGCGGTTTCCTGTTTGTCGGCCGTTCCGGCTCGGGCAAGTCGACCCTGCTCGATGCCATGTCCGCGCTGCTGACGCCGCCGGCCATCGTCGATTTCAACGCCGCCGCGCGTGAAGCCGAGCGCAGTGGCCGCGACCGAAACCTGGTGTCCTATGTGCGTGGCGCCTGGGCCGACCAGCAGGACAGCGGCACCGGCGAGATCGCCACCCAGTACCTGCGCAAGGGTGCCACCTGGACCGCACTGGTGCTGGAGTACCGCGCTGGCGATGGCCGCGTGGTCAGCCTGGTGCGCCTGCTGTGGATCTCCGGCAACGGCACCTCGGCCGGTGACGTGCGCAAGCACTACATGATCGCCGAGCGTCCGTTCGACATCGCCAAGGACCTCGGCGGCTTCGACCTGGACCTGCGCAAGCTCAAGCAGAAGCTGGCCGACCTGCACCACTTCGACACCTTCTCCGGTTACGCCGAGCGCTTCCGCGACCTGCTCGGCATCGACAACGAGATGGCGCTTCGCCTGCTGCACAAAACGCAGTCGGCCAAGAACCTGGGCGACCTCAACGTCTTCCTGCGCGACTTCATGCTCGACACGCCGAAGACCTTTGACGCCGCCGAGCGCCTGGTCAGCGACTTCGCCGAGCTCGATGGCGCGCACCAGGCCGTGGTCACCGCGCGCCGCCAGGTGGAGACCCTGCTGCCGGCACGCGCCTACTACAACGACCTGAAGAGCATGCATCGCCAGCGCGGCGACGACGAAGCGCTGAAGCTCGGCGTCGACAGCTTCCGCGAAAGCCGTCGCCAGGCGCTGATTGAAGCGCGCCTGCGCGAGATGGACGTGCGCGACCGCGGCCTGCTCGGCGAAGAAGCCCAGCGCCGTGCCGCACTCGACAACCACACCGAACGCCTGGCCGAACTGGAACTGCAGCGTCGCCAGCAGGGCGGAGAGCGCATCGAGGAACTGGAGCGCGAGCAGGGCCGCGCCGAGGCCGAGCGCGACCGCCGCCAGGCCAAGCGCGAACAGGCTCGCGAGGCCGCACAGCAGCTGCAGGCCGAGCTGCCCGACGATGCCCACGGCTTCGCCGAGCTGGTCGAGCGCGCGCAGAACGAACTGCAGGACCGCCAGCGCGCCTCGGCGGCACTGGACGATGCCATCAGCGACCGGCTGGGCGGCAAGCGCGATGACGAGCGCCGCTTCGGTGAAGTGCGCCTTGAGCTGGAGGCGATGCAGCGCACGCCGTCCAACATTCCTGCGCCGATGCAGAAGCTGCGCGCGCGCCTGGCCGAGGAAACCGGCATCGCCGAAGCGGCGTTGCCGTTCGTCGGCGAGCTGATCCAGGTCCGCTCGGAAGAACAGGGCTGGCAGGGCGCCATCGAACGTGTGCTGGGTGGCTTTGCGCTGTCGCTGCTGGTCGATGACAAGCACTACAACGAGGTGGCCGAGTGGGTGAATCGTACTCACCTGGGCATGCGCTTCACTTATTACCGCGTACGCCGCAACGATGAAGCGTTCGCCCGCGAGCCGTCGGCCAAGTCGCTGCTGCACAAGCTGGAGCTGCGCGACCACGTGTTCGAAGGCTGGCTGCGCCGTGAACTCGGCAAGCGCTTCGACTACGAGTGCGTGGATGCCAAGCAGCTGCGCAACGTCGACCGCGGCATCACCCGCGAAGGCCAGGTCAAGCATCCCGGTGACCGCTTCGAGAAGGACGACCGCAGTGCCGTGGGTGACCGCCGTCGCTGGATCCTCGGCTTCAACAACCACGACAAGGTCGGCGCCTTCGAGCGCGAAGCGCAGGAACTGGCCAAGCGCATCGCCGGCTGCGAGACCGACATCGCGCGCCTGCGTGGCCAGCGTGACCGCGACAACGAACGTCGCCTGGCCTGCCACGAGCTGGTCAGCATCAACTGGAACGAGATCGACATCGCCGCCCCGCAGCAGCGCCTGAGCGATATCGAAGCGACCCTGCGCGATCTGCGCGAAGGCAACGCCGACCTGGCCAAGCTGGCCAAGCAGATCGACGCGGTGCGCGCCGATATCGAGCAGTCGCGCCGCACCTATGAAGACGTCCGCGTCGAGCGTGGCCAGCTGGTCAAGGAACGCGATCGGCTCGACCGCGCGCGCCAGCAGAGCCGTGCGCTGGTGCTGCCGACCCTGGCCCAGGAGCAGGAAGCCGGCCTGGCCGAGCGCCTGCAGGAGCAGGGCCCGCTCAGCCTGGAAACGCTGGAGGCGCACATGCGCCAGGTCAGCAATGCACTGAACGAGCAGCTGTCATCCTCGCAGCAGGACCTGAACCGCATCGAGAACCAGCTGGTCGGTTGCTTCCGTCGCTTCATCCAGCAATGGCCGGAGGAATCGGGCGACTTCACCGTGTCGGTGGCCTCGGCCGAGGACTTCCTGGCCCGCCTCGAGCGCCTGGAACGCGACGGCCTGCCGCAGCACGAAGAGCGCTTCTTCGATCTGCTGCAGAACCAGAGCAAGAACAACCTGCTGGCGCTGCAGCGCCACAGTGCCGAGGCCCGCAAGTCGATCGGCCAGCGCCTGGACGAAGTGAACGCCAGCCTGGAACAGGTGCCGTTCAACCGTGGCACGCTGCTGACCATCGAGCTGAGCGACCGTCGCCTGCCGGAAGTCGGCGAGTTCCAGCAGCAGCTGCGCGAGGTGCTGTCACAGCAGCAGACTGAACAGCGCGAGCTGGCCGAATCGCAGTTCACCGTGCTGCGCCAGCTGGTCAACCGCCTCGGCTCGCAGGAAGGCGAGGACAAGCGCTGGCGTGAACTGGTGCTGGACGTGCGCATGCACGTGGAGTTCATCGGCGTCGAGCTGGACGCGGAAACGCGCCAGCAGGTCGAGATCTACCGCAGCGGCGCCGGCAAGTCCGGTGGCCAGCGCCAGAAGCTGGCCACCACCTGCCTGGCCGCCGCGCTGCGCTACCAGCTCGGCGGTGCCGACAGCCAGCTGCCCAGCTACGCCGCGGTGGTGCTCGACGAAGCGTTCGACAAGGCCGATAACGAGTTCACCGCGCTGGCGATGAACATCTTCGACAACTTCGGCTTCCAGATGGTGGTCGCCACCCCGCTGAAGTCGGTGATGACGCTGGAACCGTTCATCGGCGGCGCCTGCTTCGTCGAGATCAGCGGCCGTCACGACTCCGGCGTGCTGCTGATCGAGTACGACGAAGAAGGCAAGCGCCTGAAGCTGCCCGAGCGCAGCCGCCAGCAGGCCAGCGAACCGGAAGAAGCCGAGGCCTGA
- a CDS encoding sulfite exporter TauE/SafE family protein, with protein sequence MLELVPPELWWLVVIAFIAGLVDAAVGGGGLVQLPGLFTVLPQQTPAMLFGTNKFSSMFGTGAAAWRYARNVRFPWKPVLFAAGTAFVFSFAGATAVSLLPKDAVRPLVLVLLIAMLAYTLWKKDFGALHRPQQIGRRELAIALAIGAAIGFYDGFFGPGTGSFLIFLFVRFFGLDFLRASAASKVVNLATNMAAISFFVPTGNILWLFALPMAAANIIGSVVGTRLALKGGTPFIRKLFVGLVVVLIARMAWDTLRG encoded by the coding sequence GTGCTGGAACTGGTTCCCCCTGAGTTGTGGTGGCTGGTGGTGATCGCGTTCATCGCCGGCCTGGTCGATGCCGCCGTCGGTGGCGGTGGGCTGGTGCAGCTGCCGGGCCTGTTCACGGTGCTGCCGCAGCAGACGCCGGCGATGCTGTTCGGCACCAACAAGTTCAGCTCGATGTTCGGCACCGGTGCGGCGGCGTGGCGCTATGCGCGCAACGTGCGTTTCCCGTGGAAGCCGGTGCTGTTCGCGGCGGGTACGGCCTTCGTGTTTTCCTTCGCCGGCGCCACGGCGGTGAGCCTGCTGCCCAAGGACGCGGTGCGCCCGCTGGTGCTGGTGCTGCTGATCGCGATGCTGGCCTACACGCTGTGGAAGAAGGATTTCGGCGCGCTGCACCGGCCCCAGCAGATCGGCCGCCGCGAGCTGGCCATCGCGCTGGCCATCGGTGCGGCGATCGGCTTCTACGATGGCTTCTTCGGGCCGGGTACGGGCAGTTTCCTGATCTTCCTGTTCGTGCGCTTCTTCGGGCTGGATTTCCTCCGCGCCTCAGCCGCGTCGAAGGTGGTGAACCTGGCCACCAACATGGCAGCGATCTCGTTCTTCGTGCCGACCGGCAACATCCTGTGGCTGTTCGCGCTGCCGATGGCGGCGGCCAACATCATCGGTTCGGTGGTGGGCACGCGGTTGGCACTGAAGGGCGGCACGCCCTTCATCCGCAAGCTGTTCGTGGGCCTGGTGGTGGTGCTGATCGCGCGGATGGCGTGGGATACGTTGCGCGGTTGA
- the egtB gene encoding ergothioneine biosynthesis protein EgtB: MDSVPVAVAAPQRDLARQFARVRNRSVQLAAPLSAEDAMLQSMADASPSKWHLAHTTWFFERFVLAGFPAAAAHDPAWDYLFNSYYKSIGPAHARPQRGLLSRPSLQQVYDYRQQVDAHVQARLANGDLDPQALQHLQLGLQHEQQHQELLLTDIKHAFWCNPLQPPYREDLLPASSIASAQGWVESPERIVTVGADAWPRHVAFAYDNESPQHRVLLPAHALAERPLSNAEYLDFIEAGGYREPRWWLSEGWALRETEDWQHPLYWDDTLQREYTLGGWRELDPHAPVCHLSYYEADACARWAGARLPSEFEWEAAATSRPVSGHFADDDHLHPQAAQGHGLRQLFGDVWEWTHSAYGAYPGFRPFAGNLGEYNGKFMCGQWVLRGGSCATPGGHVRASYRNFFMPPARWQFSGLRLARDPT, encoded by the coding sequence ATGGACAGCGTACCCGTCGCCGTCGCTGCCCCGCAGCGCGATCTCGCCCGTCAGTTCGCCCGTGTGCGTAACCGCAGCGTGCAGCTGGCGGCGCCCCTCAGCGCCGAGGACGCCATGCTGCAGAGCATGGCCGACGCCAGCCCCAGCAAATGGCACCTGGCCCACACCACCTGGTTCTTCGAACGCTTCGTGCTGGCCGGCTTCCCGGCTGCAGCTGCGCATGACCCTGCCTGGGATTACCTCTTCAACAGCTACTACAAGAGCATCGGTCCGGCACACGCACGGCCGCAGCGGGGCCTGTTATCGCGCCCCTCGCTGCAGCAGGTCTACGACTATCGCCAGCAGGTCGATGCACATGTGCAGGCACGGCTGGCCAACGGCGATCTTGATCCGCAGGCACTGCAGCACCTGCAGCTCGGCCTCCAGCACGAGCAGCAGCACCAGGAACTGCTGCTGACCGACATCAAGCATGCGTTCTGGTGCAATCCGTTGCAGCCGCCGTATCGCGAGGATCTGCTACCGGCCAGCAGCATCGCCAGCGCACAGGGTTGGGTCGAATCGCCCGAGCGCATCGTCACCGTCGGCGCTGACGCCTGGCCTCGTCACGTCGCCTTCGCCTACGACAACGAGTCACCGCAGCATCGCGTGCTGCTGCCCGCCCACGCGCTGGCCGAGCGCCCGCTCAGCAATGCCGAATACCTCGACTTCATCGAGGCCGGTGGCTACCGCGAACCGCGCTGGTGGCTCAGCGAGGGTTGGGCACTGCGCGAAACCGAAGACTGGCAGCATCCGCTGTACTGGGACGACACCCTGCAGCGCGAATACACCCTGGGCGGCTGGCGCGAACTGGATCCGCATGCACCGGTCTGCCATCTCAGCTACTACGAGGCCGATGCCTGTGCCCGCTGGGCCGGTGCGCGCCTGCCCAGTGAATTCGAATGGGAGGCGGCCGCCACATCACGGCCGGTGAGTGGTCATTTCGCCGATGACGATCACCTGCATCCGCAGGCCGCGCAGGGCCACGGCCTGCGCCAGCTGTTCGGCGATGTCTGGGAATGGACCCACAGCGCCTACGGCGCCTACCCGGGTTTCCGTCCGTTCGCCGGCAATCTCGGTGAATACAACGGCAAGTTCATGTGCGGGCAGTGGGTACTGCGCGGTGGCAGCTGCGCAACCCCCGGCGGCCACGTACGTGCCAGCTACCGCAACTTCTTCATGCCGCCGGCGCGTTGGCAGTTCTCCGGCCTGCGCCTGGCCCGGGATCCGACATGA